In one window of Solanum pennellii chromosome 2, SPENNV200 DNA:
- the LOC107009213 gene encoding sister chromatid cohesion 1 protein 2 isoform X2 gives MFYSHLLLSKKGPLGTIWIAAHCHKRLKKDQVQQTNIVSSVEKILHDEAPVVTYRILGHLLLGVVRIYSKKVEYLFKDCNNVLVNLADFSTRNRPTSKPSVVRIAGMHAPVHSITRPKKFELDTFDLEVLEDQDANSHFASREEITLSDFLLFVSDAQENLVFGSSCKYEEGVSHSELKSINHTPVRDIYSPHLMDKDLDFNPSVGSSHVEAMWNLNETRFSLEERFEPMTFGDIEIQMIFDRKADHQTGDEQMKESSAGNLVNEEHLYEKRSSLEKHAEPMIITEATFEINTDQQSEKIHQPTHELLKHPDVGVNVDDEQPAVLGESSLVEKHCGFEQKKNIEASSSRKGKDRTKVDRSVSLCIDVSPETKIAGSTSPDFISLRTPAKKERRRISRKRKCIFDESIVIPNEVFKHWIGDANDLVCKRRKSPHSSYFAWKVHKISSLPQSFEEPLIPCSLSIDIASAISKIRSARHGPAETVEIPLREDMPDSPYKLRSGEQIPIASATSMHEYLPESPGTLRCGEQIPDAPAASLHVGVPESPNTLRYDGEQTPIAPATPVTGSSSLRFHDTQGTSKSHIEPASSAEITEKEALSMENVEFEMNLMDEEINSFEGDTSGKCKFSLRTGKVAKFLFENFLARKGKEEVEIVNLSLLMKGKTKGDSARVFYEILVLKSGGWIDVRQDDAYSDILLQKLPRLKQTFEAES, from the exons atGTTTTATTCACACTTACTTCTTTCAAAGAAGGGGCCTTTAGGCACCATTTGGATTGCTGCTCATTGTCATAAACGTCTCAAGAAAGACCAAGTCCAGCAGACAAACATCGTTTCTTCTGTCG AGAAAATTCTGCATGATGAAGCTCCTGTGGTCACATACAGAATTTTAGGTCACCTGCTCCTGGGTGTGGTTAGAATATATTCGAAAAAAGTGGAGTATCTTTTCAAAGACTGTAATAATGTTCTTGTTAACCTTGCTGATTTTTCAACTCGCAATAGACCAACTAGTAAACCATCAGTTGTAAGGATCGCGGGTATGCATGCTCCTGTCCACTCTATCACCCGACCAAAGAAATTTGAACTGGATACTTTTGATCTGGAAGTCTTGGAAGATCAAGACGCAAACAG TCATTTCGCATCCCGTGAAGAAATCACGCTTTCCG ACTTTCTGCTTTTTGTTTCAGATGCTCAGGAAAATTTGGTTTTTGGCTCATCTTGCAAG TATGAGGAAGGTGTCTCTCATTCAGAGTTGAAGTCCATAAATCACACTCCAGTTAGAGA CATATATTCACCTCACCTGATGGACAAAGATTTGGACTTCAACCCATCAGTTGGGTCAAGCCATGTGGAAGCTATGTGGAACCTTAATGAGACTAGATTCTCCTTGGAAGAGCGCTTTGAACCAATGACCTTTGGGGACATTGAAATTCAGATGATCTTTGATAGGAAAGCTGATCACCAGACTGGTGATGAGCAAATGAAAGAGTCGAGTGCTGGGAACTTAGTAAATGAGGAGCATCTTTATGAAAAGAGGTCATCTTTGGAAAAGCACGCAGAACCGATGATTATCACAGAAGCTACATTTGAAATCAACACCGATCAACAATCTGAGAAAATTCATCAGCCTACTCATGAGCTCTTAAAACACCCTGATGTAGGAGTGAATGTAGATGATGAACAACCAGCAGTCCTTGGTGAATCATCTCTTGTGGAAAAGCACTGTGGTTTTgagcaaaagaaaaatattgaagcATCTTCCTCTAGGAAAGGGAAGGATCGGACTAAAGTTGATCGATCAGTGTCCCTCTGTATTGATGTATCCCCAGAGACCAAGATCGCAG GATCTACATCACCAGATTTTATATCTCTTCGCACCCCAGCTAAGAAGGAGCGTAGGCGGATTTCAAGGAAGCGGAAGTGCATATTTGATGAGTCTATTGTGATCCCAAATGA GGTATTCAAGCACTGGATTGGCGATGCAAATGACTTAGTTTGCAAGAGAAGGAAATCCCCTCATTCCAGTTATTTTGCATGGAAAGTACATAAAATTTCCTCACTTCCTCAGAGTTTTGAGGAGCCTCTTATACCTT GTAGTCTTTCGATTGATATTGCATCAGCAATTAGCAAAATTAGATCAGCACGGCATGGGCCTGCAGAAACAGTAGAAATTCCTCTGCGTGAGGACATGCCAGACTCTCCTTATAAACTCAGATCTGGGGAACAAATACCTATTGCTTCTGCTACATCTATGCATGAGTACTTACCTGAATCCCCTGGTACCCTCAGATGTGGAGAACAAATACCTGATGCTCCTGCGGCATCTCTGCATGTGGGTGTACCTGAATCTCCTAATACTCTCAGATATGATGGAGAACAAACACCTATTGCTCCTGCAACACCTGTCACTGGCTCAAGTTCGCTGAGATTTCATGATACGCAAGGAACTTCTAAATCACACATAGAACCAGCAAGTTCAGCTGAAATCACAGAGAAAGAAGCACTTTCCATGGAGAATGTagaatttgaaatgaatttAATGGACGAG GAGATCAATTCATTTGAAGGGGATACCTCAGGAAAAT GCAAATTTTCCCTGAGAACAGG AAAGGTCGCAAAATTCCTGTTTGAAAACTTCCTTGCTCGGAAGGGGAAGGAGGAGGTAGAAATTGTCAACTTGTCCTTGCTTATGAAGGGGAAAACAAAGGGAGACAGTGCAAGGGTGTTCTACGAGATACTG GTTCTGAAATCAGGAGGCTGGATAGATGTGCGGCAGGATGATGCCTACAGTGACATTCTTTTGCAAAAACTCCCAAGACTAAAGCAGACCTTTGAAGCTGAGTCCTGA
- the LOC107009213 gene encoding sister chromatid cohesion 1 protein 2 isoform X3, producing the protein MFYSHLLLSKKGPLGTIWIAAHCHKRLKKDQVQQTNIVSSVEKILHDEAPVVTYRILGHLLLGVVRIYSKKVEYLFKDCNNVLVNLADFSTRNRPTSKPSVVRIAGMHAPVHSITRPKKFELDTFDLEVLEDQDANSSHFASREEITLSDAQENLVFGSSCKYEEGVSHSELKSINHTPVRDIYSPHLMDKDLDFNPSVGSSHVEAMWNLNETRFSLEERFEPMTFGDIEIQMIFDRKADHQTGDEQMKESSAGNLVNEEHLYEKRSSLEKHAEPMIITEATFEINTDQQSEKIHQPTHELLKHPDVGVNVDDEQPAVLGESSLVEKHCGFEQKKNIEASSSRKGKDRTKVDRSVSLCIDVSPETKIAGSTSPDFISLRTPAKKERRRISRKRKCIFDESIVIPNEVFKHWIGDANDLVCKRRKSPHSSYFAWKVHKISSLPQSFEEPLIPCSLSIDIASAISKIRSARHGPAETVEIPLREDMPDSPYKLRSGEQIPIASATSMHEYLPESPGTLRCGEQIPDAPAASLHVGVPESPNTLRYDGEQTPIAPATPVTGSSSLRFHDTQGTSKSHIEPASSAEITEKEALSMENVEFEMNLMDEEINSFEGDTSGKCKFSLRTGKVAKFLFENFLARKGKEEVEIVNLSLLMKGKTKGDSARVFYEILVLKSGGWIDVRQDDAYSDILLQKLPRLKQTFEAES; encoded by the exons atGTTTTATTCACACTTACTTCTTTCAAAGAAGGGGCCTTTAGGCACCATTTGGATTGCTGCTCATTGTCATAAACGTCTCAAGAAAGACCAAGTCCAGCAGACAAACATCGTTTCTTCTGTCG AGAAAATTCTGCATGATGAAGCTCCTGTGGTCACATACAGAATTTTAGGTCACCTGCTCCTGGGTGTGGTTAGAATATATTCGAAAAAAGTGGAGTATCTTTTCAAAGACTGTAATAATGTTCTTGTTAACCTTGCTGATTTTTCAACTCGCAATAGACCAACTAGTAAACCATCAGTTGTAAGGATCGCGGGTATGCATGCTCCTGTCCACTCTATCACCCGACCAAAGAAATTTGAACTGGATACTTTTGATCTGGAAGTCTTGGAAGATCAAGACGCAAACAG TAGTCATTTCGCATCCCGTGAAGAAATCACGCTTTCCG ATGCTCAGGAAAATTTGGTTTTTGGCTCATCTTGCAAG TATGAGGAAGGTGTCTCTCATTCAGAGTTGAAGTCCATAAATCACACTCCAGTTAGAGA CATATATTCACCTCACCTGATGGACAAAGATTTGGACTTCAACCCATCAGTTGGGTCAAGCCATGTGGAAGCTATGTGGAACCTTAATGAGACTAGATTCTCCTTGGAAGAGCGCTTTGAACCAATGACCTTTGGGGACATTGAAATTCAGATGATCTTTGATAGGAAAGCTGATCACCAGACTGGTGATGAGCAAATGAAAGAGTCGAGTGCTGGGAACTTAGTAAATGAGGAGCATCTTTATGAAAAGAGGTCATCTTTGGAAAAGCACGCAGAACCGATGATTATCACAGAAGCTACATTTGAAATCAACACCGATCAACAATCTGAGAAAATTCATCAGCCTACTCATGAGCTCTTAAAACACCCTGATGTAGGAGTGAATGTAGATGATGAACAACCAGCAGTCCTTGGTGAATCATCTCTTGTGGAAAAGCACTGTGGTTTTgagcaaaagaaaaatattgaagcATCTTCCTCTAGGAAAGGGAAGGATCGGACTAAAGTTGATCGATCAGTGTCCCTCTGTATTGATGTATCCCCAGAGACCAAGATCGCAG GATCTACATCACCAGATTTTATATCTCTTCGCACCCCAGCTAAGAAGGAGCGTAGGCGGATTTCAAGGAAGCGGAAGTGCATATTTGATGAGTCTATTGTGATCCCAAATGA GGTATTCAAGCACTGGATTGGCGATGCAAATGACTTAGTTTGCAAGAGAAGGAAATCCCCTCATTCCAGTTATTTTGCATGGAAAGTACATAAAATTTCCTCACTTCCTCAGAGTTTTGAGGAGCCTCTTATACCTT GTAGTCTTTCGATTGATATTGCATCAGCAATTAGCAAAATTAGATCAGCACGGCATGGGCCTGCAGAAACAGTAGAAATTCCTCTGCGTGAGGACATGCCAGACTCTCCTTATAAACTCAGATCTGGGGAACAAATACCTATTGCTTCTGCTACATCTATGCATGAGTACTTACCTGAATCCCCTGGTACCCTCAGATGTGGAGAACAAATACCTGATGCTCCTGCGGCATCTCTGCATGTGGGTGTACCTGAATCTCCTAATACTCTCAGATATGATGGAGAACAAACACCTATTGCTCCTGCAACACCTGTCACTGGCTCAAGTTCGCTGAGATTTCATGATACGCAAGGAACTTCTAAATCACACATAGAACCAGCAAGTTCAGCTGAAATCACAGAGAAAGAAGCACTTTCCATGGAGAATGTagaatttgaaatgaatttAATGGACGAG GAGATCAATTCATTTGAAGGGGATACCTCAGGAAAAT GCAAATTTTCCCTGAGAACAGG AAAGGTCGCAAAATTCCTGTTTGAAAACTTCCTTGCTCGGAAGGGGAAGGAGGAGGTAGAAATTGTCAACTTGTCCTTGCTTATGAAGGGGAAAACAAAGGGAGACAGTGCAAGGGTGTTCTACGAGATACTG GTTCTGAAATCAGGAGGCTGGATAGATGTGCGGCAGGATGATGCCTACAGTGACATTCTTTTGCAAAAACTCCCAAGACTAAAGCAGACCTTTGAAGCTGAGTCCTGA
- the LOC107009213 gene encoding sister chromatid cohesion 1 protein 2 isoform X1, which produces MFYSHLLLSKKGPLGTIWIAAHCHKRLKKDQVQQTNIVSSVEKILHDEAPVVTYRILGHLLLGVVRIYSKKVEYLFKDCNNVLVNLADFSTRNRPTSKPSVVRIAGMHAPVHSITRPKKFELDTFDLEVLEDQDANSSHFASREEITLSDFLLFVSDAQENLVFGSSCKYEEGVSHSELKSINHTPVRDIYSPHLMDKDLDFNPSVGSSHVEAMWNLNETRFSLEERFEPMTFGDIEIQMIFDRKADHQTGDEQMKESSAGNLVNEEHLYEKRSSLEKHAEPMIITEATFEINTDQQSEKIHQPTHELLKHPDVGVNVDDEQPAVLGESSLVEKHCGFEQKKNIEASSSRKGKDRTKVDRSVSLCIDVSPETKIAGSTSPDFISLRTPAKKERRRISRKRKCIFDESIVIPNEVFKHWIGDANDLVCKRRKSPHSSYFAWKVHKISSLPQSFEEPLIPCSLSIDIASAISKIRSARHGPAETVEIPLREDMPDSPYKLRSGEQIPIASATSMHEYLPESPGTLRCGEQIPDAPAASLHVGVPESPNTLRYDGEQTPIAPATPVTGSSSLRFHDTQGTSKSHIEPASSAEITEKEALSMENVEFEMNLMDEEINSFEGDTSGKCKFSLRTGKVAKFLFENFLARKGKEEVEIVNLSLLMKGKTKGDSARVFYEILVLKSGGWIDVRQDDAYSDILLQKLPRLKQTFEAES; this is translated from the exons atGTTTTATTCACACTTACTTCTTTCAAAGAAGGGGCCTTTAGGCACCATTTGGATTGCTGCTCATTGTCATAAACGTCTCAAGAAAGACCAAGTCCAGCAGACAAACATCGTTTCTTCTGTCG AGAAAATTCTGCATGATGAAGCTCCTGTGGTCACATACAGAATTTTAGGTCACCTGCTCCTGGGTGTGGTTAGAATATATTCGAAAAAAGTGGAGTATCTTTTCAAAGACTGTAATAATGTTCTTGTTAACCTTGCTGATTTTTCAACTCGCAATAGACCAACTAGTAAACCATCAGTTGTAAGGATCGCGGGTATGCATGCTCCTGTCCACTCTATCACCCGACCAAAGAAATTTGAACTGGATACTTTTGATCTGGAAGTCTTGGAAGATCAAGACGCAAACAG TAGTCATTTCGCATCCCGTGAAGAAATCACGCTTTCCG ACTTTCTGCTTTTTGTTTCAGATGCTCAGGAAAATTTGGTTTTTGGCTCATCTTGCAAG TATGAGGAAGGTGTCTCTCATTCAGAGTTGAAGTCCATAAATCACACTCCAGTTAGAGA CATATATTCACCTCACCTGATGGACAAAGATTTGGACTTCAACCCATCAGTTGGGTCAAGCCATGTGGAAGCTATGTGGAACCTTAATGAGACTAGATTCTCCTTGGAAGAGCGCTTTGAACCAATGACCTTTGGGGACATTGAAATTCAGATGATCTTTGATAGGAAAGCTGATCACCAGACTGGTGATGAGCAAATGAAAGAGTCGAGTGCTGGGAACTTAGTAAATGAGGAGCATCTTTATGAAAAGAGGTCATCTTTGGAAAAGCACGCAGAACCGATGATTATCACAGAAGCTACATTTGAAATCAACACCGATCAACAATCTGAGAAAATTCATCAGCCTACTCATGAGCTCTTAAAACACCCTGATGTAGGAGTGAATGTAGATGATGAACAACCAGCAGTCCTTGGTGAATCATCTCTTGTGGAAAAGCACTGTGGTTTTgagcaaaagaaaaatattgaagcATCTTCCTCTAGGAAAGGGAAGGATCGGACTAAAGTTGATCGATCAGTGTCCCTCTGTATTGATGTATCCCCAGAGACCAAGATCGCAG GATCTACATCACCAGATTTTATATCTCTTCGCACCCCAGCTAAGAAGGAGCGTAGGCGGATTTCAAGGAAGCGGAAGTGCATATTTGATGAGTCTATTGTGATCCCAAATGA GGTATTCAAGCACTGGATTGGCGATGCAAATGACTTAGTTTGCAAGAGAAGGAAATCCCCTCATTCCAGTTATTTTGCATGGAAAGTACATAAAATTTCCTCACTTCCTCAGAGTTTTGAGGAGCCTCTTATACCTT GTAGTCTTTCGATTGATATTGCATCAGCAATTAGCAAAATTAGATCAGCACGGCATGGGCCTGCAGAAACAGTAGAAATTCCTCTGCGTGAGGACATGCCAGACTCTCCTTATAAACTCAGATCTGGGGAACAAATACCTATTGCTTCTGCTACATCTATGCATGAGTACTTACCTGAATCCCCTGGTACCCTCAGATGTGGAGAACAAATACCTGATGCTCCTGCGGCATCTCTGCATGTGGGTGTACCTGAATCTCCTAATACTCTCAGATATGATGGAGAACAAACACCTATTGCTCCTGCAACACCTGTCACTGGCTCAAGTTCGCTGAGATTTCATGATACGCAAGGAACTTCTAAATCACACATAGAACCAGCAAGTTCAGCTGAAATCACAGAGAAAGAAGCACTTTCCATGGAGAATGTagaatttgaaatgaatttAATGGACGAG GAGATCAATTCATTTGAAGGGGATACCTCAGGAAAAT GCAAATTTTCCCTGAGAACAGG AAAGGTCGCAAAATTCCTGTTTGAAAACTTCCTTGCTCGGAAGGGGAAGGAGGAGGTAGAAATTGTCAACTTGTCCTTGCTTATGAAGGGGAAAACAAAGGGAGACAGTGCAAGGGTGTTCTACGAGATACTG GTTCTGAAATCAGGAGGCTGGATAGATGTGCGGCAGGATGATGCCTACAGTGACATTCTTTTGCAAAAACTCCCAAGACTAAAGCAGACCTTTGAAGCTGAGTCCTGA
- the LOC107009213 gene encoding sister chromatid cohesion 1 protein 2 isoform X6, with amino-acid sequence MLLSTLSPDQRNLNWILLIWKSWKIKTQTVISHPVKKSRFPTFCFLFQMLRKIWFLAHLASIYSPHLMDKDLDFNPSVGSSHVEAMWNLNETRFSLEERFEPMTFGDIEIQMIFDRKADHQTGDEQMKESSAGNLVNEEHLYEKRSSLEKHAEPMIITEATFEINTDQQSEKIHQPTHELLKHPDVGVNVDDEQPAVLGESSLVEKHCGFEQKKNIEASSSRKGKDRTKVDRSVSLCIDVSPETKIAGSTSPDFISLRTPAKKERRRISRKRKCIFDESIVIPNEVFKHWIGDANDLVCKRRKSPHSSYFAWKVHKISSLPQSFEEPLIPCSLSIDIASAISKIRSARHGPAETVEIPLREDMPDSPYKLRSGEQIPIASATSMHEYLPESPGTLRCGEQIPDAPAASLHVGVPESPNTLRYDGEQTPIAPATPVTGSSSLRFHDTQGTSKSHIEPASSAEITEKEALSMENVEFEMNLMDEEINSFEGDTSGKCKFSLRTGKVAKFLFENFLARKGKEEVEIVNLSLLMKGKTKGDSARVFYEILVLKSGGWIDVRQDDAYSDILLQKLPRLKQTFEAES; translated from the exons ATGCTCCTGTCCACTCTATCACCCGACCAAAGAAATTTGAACTGGATACTTTTGATCTGGAAGTCTTGGAAGATCAAGACGCAAACAG TCATTTCGCATCCCGTGAAGAAATCACGCTTTCCG ACTTTCTGCTTTTTGTTTCAGATGCTCAGGAAAATTTGGTTTTTGGCTCATCTTGCAAG CATATATTCACCTCACCTGATGGACAAAGATTTGGACTTCAACCCATCAGTTGGGTCAAGCCATGTGGAAGCTATGTGGAACCTTAATGAGACTAGATTCTCCTTGGAAGAGCGCTTTGAACCAATGACCTTTGGGGACATTGAAATTCAGATGATCTTTGATAGGAAAGCTGATCACCAGACTGGTGATGAGCAAATGAAAGAGTCGAGTGCTGGGAACTTAGTAAATGAGGAGCATCTTTATGAAAAGAGGTCATCTTTGGAAAAGCACGCAGAACCGATGATTATCACAGAAGCTACATTTGAAATCAACACCGATCAACAATCTGAGAAAATTCATCAGCCTACTCATGAGCTCTTAAAACACCCTGATGTAGGAGTGAATGTAGATGATGAACAACCAGCAGTCCTTGGTGAATCATCTCTTGTGGAAAAGCACTGTGGTTTTgagcaaaagaaaaatattgaagcATCTTCCTCTAGGAAAGGGAAGGATCGGACTAAAGTTGATCGATCAGTGTCCCTCTGTATTGATGTATCCCCAGAGACCAAGATCGCAG GATCTACATCACCAGATTTTATATCTCTTCGCACCCCAGCTAAGAAGGAGCGTAGGCGGATTTCAAGGAAGCGGAAGTGCATATTTGATGAGTCTATTGTGATCCCAAATGA GGTATTCAAGCACTGGATTGGCGATGCAAATGACTTAGTTTGCAAGAGAAGGAAATCCCCTCATTCCAGTTATTTTGCATGGAAAGTACATAAAATTTCCTCACTTCCTCAGAGTTTTGAGGAGCCTCTTATACCTT GTAGTCTTTCGATTGATATTGCATCAGCAATTAGCAAAATTAGATCAGCACGGCATGGGCCTGCAGAAACAGTAGAAATTCCTCTGCGTGAGGACATGCCAGACTCTCCTTATAAACTCAGATCTGGGGAACAAATACCTATTGCTTCTGCTACATCTATGCATGAGTACTTACCTGAATCCCCTGGTACCCTCAGATGTGGAGAACAAATACCTGATGCTCCTGCGGCATCTCTGCATGTGGGTGTACCTGAATCTCCTAATACTCTCAGATATGATGGAGAACAAACACCTATTGCTCCTGCAACACCTGTCACTGGCTCAAGTTCGCTGAGATTTCATGATACGCAAGGAACTTCTAAATCACACATAGAACCAGCAAGTTCAGCTGAAATCACAGAGAAAGAAGCACTTTCCATGGAGAATGTagaatttgaaatgaatttAATGGACGAG GAGATCAATTCATTTGAAGGGGATACCTCAGGAAAAT GCAAATTTTCCCTGAGAACAGG AAAGGTCGCAAAATTCCTGTTTGAAAACTTCCTTGCTCGGAAGGGGAAGGAGGAGGTAGAAATTGTCAACTTGTCCTTGCTTATGAAGGGGAAAACAAAGGGAGACAGTGCAAGGGTGTTCTACGAGATACTG GTTCTGAAATCAGGAGGCTGGATAGATGTGCGGCAGGATGATGCCTACAGTGACATTCTTTTGCAAAAACTCCCAAGACTAAAGCAGACCTTTGAAGCTGAGTCCTGA
- the LOC107009213 gene encoding sister chromatid cohesion 1 protein 2 isoform X7, with protein sequence MLLSTLSPDQRNLNWILLIWKSWKIKTQTVVISHPVKKSRFPMLRKIWFLAHLASIYSPHLMDKDLDFNPSVGSSHVEAMWNLNETRFSLEERFEPMTFGDIEIQMIFDRKADHQTGDEQMKESSAGNLVNEEHLYEKRSSLEKHAEPMIITEATFEINTDQQSEKIHQPTHELLKHPDVGVNVDDEQPAVLGESSLVEKHCGFEQKKNIEASSSRKGKDRTKVDRSVSLCIDVSPETKIAGSTSPDFISLRTPAKKERRRISRKRKCIFDESIVIPNEVFKHWIGDANDLVCKRRKSPHSSYFAWKVHKISSLPQSFEEPLIPCSLSIDIASAISKIRSARHGPAETVEIPLREDMPDSPYKLRSGEQIPIASATSMHEYLPESPGTLRCGEQIPDAPAASLHVGVPESPNTLRYDGEQTPIAPATPVTGSSSLRFHDTQGTSKSHIEPASSAEITEKEALSMENVEFEMNLMDEEINSFEGDTSGKCKFSLRTGKVAKFLFENFLARKGKEEVEIVNLSLLMKGKTKGDSARVFYEILVLKSGGWIDVRQDDAYSDILLQKLPRLKQTFEAES encoded by the exons ATGCTCCTGTCCACTCTATCACCCGACCAAAGAAATTTGAACTGGATACTTTTGATCTGGAAGTCTTGGAAGATCAAGACGCAAACAG TAGTCATTTCGCATCCCGTGAAGAAATCACGCTTTCCG ATGCTCAGGAAAATTTGGTTTTTGGCTCATCTTGCAAG CATATATTCACCTCACCTGATGGACAAAGATTTGGACTTCAACCCATCAGTTGGGTCAAGCCATGTGGAAGCTATGTGGAACCTTAATGAGACTAGATTCTCCTTGGAAGAGCGCTTTGAACCAATGACCTTTGGGGACATTGAAATTCAGATGATCTTTGATAGGAAAGCTGATCACCAGACTGGTGATGAGCAAATGAAAGAGTCGAGTGCTGGGAACTTAGTAAATGAGGAGCATCTTTATGAAAAGAGGTCATCTTTGGAAAAGCACGCAGAACCGATGATTATCACAGAAGCTACATTTGAAATCAACACCGATCAACAATCTGAGAAAATTCATCAGCCTACTCATGAGCTCTTAAAACACCCTGATGTAGGAGTGAATGTAGATGATGAACAACCAGCAGTCCTTGGTGAATCATCTCTTGTGGAAAAGCACTGTGGTTTTgagcaaaagaaaaatattgaagcATCTTCCTCTAGGAAAGGGAAGGATCGGACTAAAGTTGATCGATCAGTGTCCCTCTGTATTGATGTATCCCCAGAGACCAAGATCGCAG GATCTACATCACCAGATTTTATATCTCTTCGCACCCCAGCTAAGAAGGAGCGTAGGCGGATTTCAAGGAAGCGGAAGTGCATATTTGATGAGTCTATTGTGATCCCAAATGA GGTATTCAAGCACTGGATTGGCGATGCAAATGACTTAGTTTGCAAGAGAAGGAAATCCCCTCATTCCAGTTATTTTGCATGGAAAGTACATAAAATTTCCTCACTTCCTCAGAGTTTTGAGGAGCCTCTTATACCTT GTAGTCTTTCGATTGATATTGCATCAGCAATTAGCAAAATTAGATCAGCACGGCATGGGCCTGCAGAAACAGTAGAAATTCCTCTGCGTGAGGACATGCCAGACTCTCCTTATAAACTCAGATCTGGGGAACAAATACCTATTGCTTCTGCTACATCTATGCATGAGTACTTACCTGAATCCCCTGGTACCCTCAGATGTGGAGAACAAATACCTGATGCTCCTGCGGCATCTCTGCATGTGGGTGTACCTGAATCTCCTAATACTCTCAGATATGATGGAGAACAAACACCTATTGCTCCTGCAACACCTGTCACTGGCTCAAGTTCGCTGAGATTTCATGATACGCAAGGAACTTCTAAATCACACATAGAACCAGCAAGTTCAGCTGAAATCACAGAGAAAGAAGCACTTTCCATGGAGAATGTagaatttgaaatgaatttAATGGACGAG GAGATCAATTCATTTGAAGGGGATACCTCAGGAAAAT GCAAATTTTCCCTGAGAACAGG AAAGGTCGCAAAATTCCTGTTTGAAAACTTCCTTGCTCGGAAGGGGAAGGAGGAGGTAGAAATTGTCAACTTGTCCTTGCTTATGAAGGGGAAAACAAAGGGAGACAGTGCAAGGGTGTTCTACGAGATACTG GTTCTGAAATCAGGAGGCTGGATAGATGTGCGGCAGGATGATGCCTACAGTGACATTCTTTTGCAAAAACTCCCAAGACTAAAGCAGACCTTTGAAGCTGAGTCCTGA